A region of the Oceanihabitans sp. IOP_32 genome:
CGTATTGAAATCATGGCATCACAAAAACGATCTATTTCCGCCTTACTCTCGCTTTCTGTAGGCTCGATCATTAAAGTTCCTGCAACAGGAAATGATACGGTTGGTGCATGAAAACCATAATCCATTAAGCGTTTTGTAATGTCGGTCACTTCGATGCCGTTAGCTTTAAACGCTCTACAATCTACAATCATTTCGTGAGCGGCACGCCCGCGTTCACCAGAATATAAAGTTTCAAAACTGCCCTCTAAACGCGCTTTGATATAATTAGAATTTAAAATAGCCACCTTAGTTGCTTGCGTTAAGCCCTCTGCGCCCAACATTTTTATGTATCCATAAGAAATTAAACACACTAAAGCTGAGCCAAAAGGTGCGGCAGAAATTGCAGAAATAGCCTGTTCTCCACCAGTTTTAACTATGGGATTACCCGGTAAAAATGGCACAAGCTGCTTAGCCACACAAATAGGCCCTACACCAGGACCACCACCACCGTGAGGAATTGCGAAGGTTTTATGTAAGTTTAAATGGCAAACATCTGCTCCAATATTTCCTGGATTGGTTAATCCAACTTGGGCATTCATATTAGCGCCATCCATATAAACTTGTCCGCCGTTATCGTGAACAATTTGAGTTATTTCCTTAATGTCCGATTCATAAACGCCATGTGTAGATGGATAAGTAACCATTAAGCAGGATAAATTATCTTTATGCAATTCTGCTTTTTCGCGTAAATCATTGACATCAATATTACCTTCTGCGGTAGACTTTGTAACCACCACTTTCATGCCAGCCATAACTGCACTTGCAGGATTTGTACCATGTGCAGAAGACGGGATTAAACAGATATTACGGTGATGATCGCCACGCGATTCGTGATACGCTTTTATAACCATAAGCCCAGCAAACTCGCCTTGGGCGCCAGAGTTTGGCTGTAAAGAGGTGGCTGCAAAACCTGTAATTTCTGTGAGTTGATCTTCTAATTCTTTTAACATTTTTAAATACCCTTTGGCCTGTTTGAGCGGCGCAAAAGGATGAATATTACCCCATTTAAACCAACTTAAAGGCAGCATTTCTGCAGCGGCGTTAAGCTTCATGGTACATGATCCCAGCGGAATCATAGAATGGTTTAATGCCAAATCTTTACGCTCTAAAGATTTTATATATCGCATTAATTCGGTTTCAGAATGGTGGGAATTAAATACCGAATGCGTTAAAAACTCAGAGTTTCTTTTAAGGGTTTCTGGTATAATATCATTTACCTCATTCACATGAGTGACTGTTATGGTTTCTTTCTTGGCAGCTTCTGCAAACACAGAAATTAAGTTGTTAATATCTGTAATAGAAGTTGTTTCATTAATAGAAATCGTAACAGTGTCTTTATCTGGGTAGTATAAATTTATCTTTTTTGCATTCGCAATCTTCTTTATTTTTTTGGCCTTAGTTTTAATTTGCAGGGTATCAAAATACGAGGTATTTGCTTGTTCGAAACCTAATTTTGATAATGCATCGGCTAAAGCAGCGGCCTTATTATGCACTTTGTTAGCGATAAAACTCAAGCCTTTAGGCCCGTGATACACGGCATACATGCTGGCCATAACAGCTAAAAGTACTTGGGCTGTACAAATGTTAGAAGTGGCTTTATCGCGTTTTATATGCTGCTCACGTGTTTGTAGTGCCATACGTAAGGCTCTGTTGCCATTGGCATCGATCGTTACACCAATAATACGACCTGGAAGCTCACGTTTATAGGCCTCTTTGGTTGCAAAGAACGCCGCATGTGGTCCACCATAACCCATTGGTATACCGAAGCGTTGTGTTGTGCCCACCACTACATCGGCTCCAAATTTACCTGGTGCTTCTAATTTCACTAAGCTCAAAATGTCGGCAGCTACGGCTACTTTTATATCGGCAGCATTCGCTTTTGATATAAACGATTTAATATCGGTTATCTGACCGTGTTTCCCAGGATATTGCAATAAAGCACCGAAAAATTCATTTGAAAAATTAAAAGTATCCTCGTTCCCAACCACTAATTCAATACCGATAGGATTGGCTCTAGTTTCCAGAAGAGATCGTGTTTGGGGTAAAATGTTTTCTGAAACAAAAAATTTATTTATGCCCGCTTTTTTCTGACTGCGTTCACGAACCGAAAATAGTAGTCCCATAGCTTCTGCTGCAGCCGTACTTTCGTCGAGTAAGGAAGCATTGGCAATTTCCATACCTGTTAAATCAATAACCATGGTTTGAAAATTTAAAAGAGCTTCTAATCTGCCTTGAGCAATTTCAGCTTGATATGGCGTGTAAGCTGTGTACCAACCTGGATTTTCGAATACATTTCGTTGAATTACAGCTGGTAAAACAGTAGGATGATACCCCAAGCCAATATATGTTGTATATACTTTATTTAGTTTAGATAGCTCATGGGCATGAAGTAGATACTCATGCTCGGTCATGGGCTCGTCTAGTTTTAACCCGTTTTTTAAACGAATATCATCTGGGACAGTTTCGTTTATTAATTGATCTAAGGAGTCTACACCTATGGTTTTTAACATCAAATTTTGGTCGTCTTCTCGAGGTCCAATATGGCGAAGTGCAAAAGCTTTTGTGTTCATTAGAAATGATTTTTTAGTCTTTAAAGTGCAAAAATAAGCAATAATAAGCTTGACCTACAGATAAATCTAAAAGTTTTTAAGCTTTTTAAACTATTATTAACGCTTTGTTTATTTTGGCGAAATGAGGCGCTTACAGTACATTTTTAAAGTATATGATAACCGTAGTATTCACGTCGCCTTATCTGTGTTTTTATTAACTTAAATTACCCTAATCGAATTTAATTATGGTTTGATACGAACATGTTATACCTTGTTTTTTTCGCGACCATGGTTGGCTATAATTTTATTAAAGAATTTTGAAATAACTGATTATCATTAATGTCCGATAAAAGACATAAGACCGCTTCGCTTTTAGATATTAGAACCAAGACTAGATTCTAGATAACTGATTGACAGAAGTGAATTGAATAATAAAACATCTCATCGCACTCTTTATAATTGTTTTATATAAACAAGGTATCATTTTAAAAGACGCGTCAAGTTCTTTATTTAAAAAAGATTTACGATTATAAAACGTTTTTAGCCGGACACTAATGACTGATTATTATAAACCAACGCTTGCGACAAGGTTAAAAACCACGCCATCAATTTCGATTTCTAGGTTTGTTTTATGCGCTCCTATTTGGTTCAATTAAATGAAAATACTCCCAGTGGTATTACAATTTTGAGATTTATCACTTTTTTGTTCGCCAAGCCTTTTCTACCCAAGCATTTCATTCATAAAAAGAAACAGGATTTAAGAAATACTAGCAGTATAAAAATTTATGCAATTGCCTTGGTTTAAACTGGTGTATCTGTGTTGTTGCCTTTATTACATTTACAACATAACCTATTGGCGCCAGACGTTTTACTTACTGTATTGCAACGTTTTATTTTTGTGGTAGTTTTAATGTTTCCTTTTGAGCTTAGGGGTTTAAAGTACGACCACCCAAAACTCGCAAGAATTCCTCAACGCATAGGAATACAACGAACTAACATAGTAGGCATGACGCTTTTGATACTCTTTTTTCTCATTGAATTTCTTAAGAATGAAGCGTCCATTTTAAGTGTCATGGTGCTTTTAATATTTTTAGAAGTTATGCGCACAAATTATTACAGTGGCTTTTGGGATGAAAGCTTACCTGTATTATGACTTATACTAATCCTTAATACACGCTAATCTGAATGTTCGTTAATCGCTTTTTTCAAGGTGGTTTTCATAGCTGCCTTACATGATTCATCTAAACATTCTAATTTAGATTCTTTAAGTTTTTTGGTAAGCTTAATATTATTTTTTGTGAATTTTTTACAGGCGCCACAAAACCACAAGTGTAGGTACAGTTTTAGTTTCTCAAAAAGTGAGGCTTCTTTATACTGCACTTTATCACAAATGTGATTGGCTTCTTTGCAAGTGCATATTATTTTCTTCTTTTTGCTCATAATTAAAGCCAATTTTCTTTTAAGCAATGGGCCATAGCTTTTCGTGCTCTGTGAATAGTTACCCATAGGTTAGACGCTGTTATGTTTAAGGCATTACAAATAACCTCGGTTTCGAAACCTTGAATGGTTTTCATTTTAAAAACTTGAGCTTGCTTTTCTGGCAACTTGGCTAAACATTCGTTTATTGCATCGGCTAATTCGGAATTTCGCAAAGCATCTTCAGCCGTTTTATCGTACGGATCTGCCACTCGCTCTTCCAACCAATCGCCTTCAGTTTCTATATTATTGTTATAAGCAATGCGAACTTCAGCCTTACCTTTTGTAGAATTTATTTTGCGGTAGTGATCAATAATTTTTCTTTTAAGATAGAAATTAACCATGTACGCTCGTTGGCTTCTCCCTTAAAATTTTTCATGGACTTTAAAGCCGCCAAGAAAGTATCCTGCACTAAATCTTGAGCAACATCCCTGCTACTAACCCTTGTAATCGTGTAGTTATATAAATAGTCTGAATATAAATCAATCCACCTATCTGGGTCTATGTGATGCTTAAGCACTTTAGAAGCCATTCTTTTCTTTTTGAATATCAAAAATACGCTAATAAAATGGATTTTTTATTTTTAATAGAATGAAGAAGAAAATTGGTAATACTAAAAAGTCTCACCCTTTTTAAAACTCATGTATACAGTACCAAAATATACATTTCTTTAAGGGTAAGACTTTTGTTTAAAAAACTCCAAATTATTAAATATAAATTTTTTCAGAATCTGCTAAAGCGGTAAGCTTCACATTAAACAATGTATTTAAATCTAATTCTAAGATTTTAAAAGCGGCTGCTGTAGTCATTTCTTTAAACTGAGCTACAATTTTTGGATCTTTATTTTTATTTTGTTTAAAAGTCTTGAATACAGTACTATAATTAGGCATAACCTGGTCTATCTTGTCGTGTATATCATCTTTGGCCAAAACCTCAACTTGTAAGTTACACGCTTTATGTTTTAGAATTAATGAAAACACGTTGCCATCTAATAAGGTTAATTTTTTATTACCAATCGTGCAGCCAGTTACCAATTGAACACCATCAATAAAACAAGATTGAGTTCTAACTTCAGCTTCAATATTTACTAAATTATCTGTTTGTTTTTCAATCTCTTTAAGCGCTAAAAAAGATGCTATAACGCCTAAAGACGAACCTACGCAGTAATGCCCATGAATCTGACCTGTTTTAAGTAATAAGGCCTCTACTTTATTCTTTTCTATTAGTGTTTCTATGTCGACCCTAGGATTTTCTTTATATCTTGGAATGTAGAGCGGATGTGTTTCAACTAAAATAGTATCTGCATTCTTAATATCTAAAATAGGGGTGTCATTTATGGCATCTATACCTGTAACATATAATTTATTTTTAACTCTTTTAATCAGTTTTACGGTGGTGGTACCAATATTATTTGGTCTTCTAGGGCTTCTACAAGCAAAAACACCGCGATGCTCGCCTAAAGGGGTTTCACAGATGAAATTAAAATCCTCAGATTTATGGAAATAAAAAAACACCTTAATGAATTCTAGCTTTTCTATTGCAAATAAACCATCCTCAAATTCTTTGTTGATTTCTAAAACCGTTACCGAATTTTTAATGTAATCTACTTCTGAGAAATCTACAGGTTCGTTAAAATCATTTCTAACATAACCAATTGGTTTTAATTTAAAGGTTTCCATATTATTTGTTTTATGTCTATCTAAAATTTATTTGTTTTCCTGATATTACAAGTTGCTTTTATCTAATTTGTTAAAACTGTGCTTAAAGGCATCCAAGCTAATATTCCTACCTAAAAAGGTGGTTAATATTTCATTTAATTTCTCACGTATAGTAATGTCTTTAAAAGCATCTGGGTAAATTGTTTTAGCAATGTACCAAGAATTGGCTAGCACCATTTCGTAATTGGTAGAGTAATTGTTATACCCAAACGTACAAAACAACTGGTCTTTTTTTACAGCGTTTAGGCTATGGAAAAGTGTCGGATTTGAATTGTAGTCTTCTTTAACCAAATTAATTCCGGACTCATCGACGAAAACAAAGTCTGGATTCCAGATTAATAACTTCTCCTTATCTATAGAAACACCTTTTACCTCTGAACTGTTATTATCCTCTGAAGCCACATTTTTGGCATTCGCAAATATAAAAGGCGGATAATTTATTTGAGTGGAATAAAAACCACGAGCGCCTTGATAAGACACTCCACCTATATATACTTTTGGCTTACTCGTAATATTACGCGTTCTCTCCTCTAGCTCTTCAATATTCGTTTTGATATAAGAAATTAAAGCGTTGGCACGTTCATTTTTATTAATAATTCGCCCTACCAATTTAAGAGTGTCAAATAATTCATCTTGCTCTACCGCCATCTCTGGTGTTTCAATCACTACGACAGGAACACCTGTTTTTGCTTGTAAAGCATCGGCATTAGCCATGGTGGTAAAAGATAAAAATATAACGTCTGGTCGCACTCTTAGAATTAATTCTGCTTCACCACCGTGCTGTGGTCCAATACGCGGTAGCTCACTAATTTCTGGATTGGCTAAATTGTAAGGCCTTGTCATGTCACGACCTTCATTTTGCTCGACACCAACAATAAGGGCTAAAGCATCCATATACAACAAAGTTCTAAGAGATCCAGGACCTAAACCTACAACCCGATCTACTTTTTTTGGGACATGAATTTCTCTACCTAACCTATCGATAACTAAAAGGGTGTTTTCATTAGCCTTTTTATTGCTATTACAGCTTGTAAGCTGAAGTAACAATAAGAAAGCCATTAATATTGCTAATTTACTTTTCATAATTTTTTAGAGCATTATGGTTATGGAGCCTACTATAGTTCTGGGTGCCCCAAAAAAGTATGATGCACTACCGTTTTGCCCATCGTCCCAGGCCGATACAATACCAATATATTTTCTGTCTAAAACATTTTTCATTTCTAAGCTAAAAGAACAAGAACTTAGCACTTTGTTAAACTTGGTATTGTACTTAATAGCCGCATCAAAAACAGTGAAATCTGAAACTTTTTCTATGTTTGTAGCATCTCCAAATCGCTCTCCTGTGTAAGTCATGGCAGCATTAAAGCTCAATCCGTTTTTGTTATACATAATTCCCGTTTTCACCATTTCTGAAGGCGTAGCAGGCAATTGATTATCTTTTATAAGTATAGTTTCTATGTTGCCTCCTCTTACAAAACTCATATTTTCATCGTAAGTCATTTTTGTATATGACGGATGTAGGAAATATACCCAATTTTTATAAAAATTAAAATACGTTTCTAATTCTAAGCCATACCCAGTTACTGTGCCGCTATTTTGGTTGTAATTAACGTTAATGGTTGGATCTAAAATATTAGAAATTAAATTCTGTTGCTTATTGTAAAAGGCGGTTGCGTATATTTTAACCTTATTTTTAGTGAAGTTTATACCCAAGTCGAAATTATCTGAGGTTTCCATCTCATAAGAATCCATAAGGCTTTGGTAGGTCATGTTGTTCGCTAAAAACACGTCCCGATTATTTAGGTACGTATTAAAGGTTGGCCCATATTTATACGGTCTCATATAACTTCTGCCATAATTTAAATACATATCTAGGTTATTAGAAAACTTATAACCGATACCAACCGATGTTAAAAACGCGTCGTGCTTTAATTTTTTAGTGTTCAAATCTGGATCTGATGTCGGACTATATGCATCTATAGCTGTTGATAAAAAACGCTCAGTTCCTGGCTCTTGGTTATACATATATCTCAGACCAACTTGAGCCTTGAACTTATTGAAGCTTCGAGACAATTTAACATATGGGTTATGTATAGTGGTGTTGCCATCACTTACAGATTTGTAATTATTTCGCCATTTAAATTCTAATCCATCACTTAAAATAAAATAATCTTTGGTGTTTAAATCGCTTTCAAAAGACTCGAACCAATAGCCAAAGGCATAATTGTAATCACTAATTTTTCCAGACCAATTCGCTGTAATACCAATTTGACTTAAATCTCTAGTATTGTCTCTTTTCATGGGTTGCATGCCAGAACCACGTGTAAAACTATAGTCTGCCTCTTCTTTGGTATAATACACTTTGAAGCTACCTTTATTGCTACGGTCTTTAGTGTAATTTAAACTTGCGATGCTTAAATGGTTTTTAAAATCGCCCTTATTATAATCGAAATAAAAACGATCTTGAGCAAGCACACCCGTTAATTCGTCATTAAAATCTAATGTATAATTATCTTTATAATCTTGTATTTGACCATAATTAAAACCTCTTAAATTATGTTTAAACACATCGTTGTAATTGTACATTAATTCAAGCTCTAACTTATCGCCTAATTTCTGATTTACCCCAGCCGTGACATGGTTTCGTTCACCTAATACCCCTAGTCCTTTCCATTTTTGTGCCTCGGTGTACGAGTAAGAAATAAAGGCCGATGTATTTGTTTTTAATTCTTTACTATCTAATCTTAAAAAAGTTCTTTTAAAATCGTCGGTTCCATAAGATTGTTTAGTTTCTATCTCGGCAACCTTAGTAGGTCTTTTATATCTAATATCGATACTACCACCACGGTTACCATTGGCCGAGAAAACATCAGCAGGAATCGCACCTTTATGCAGGGTAATGCTCTCTAAGTTTTCAGCATCATAAATATCATTTCTAGCTCCTACAGGACTAATACCATAATTTGGAATGCCATCGGTTGTTGTACCACTATAATAATCACTTACACCACGAATACGCATATCGGTTTCACTAAGCCCGTAAGCATCGGCAGATTGCACAGAAACCGAAGGCACAATATTTAAAACATTATAAATGTTATTGTTTCCAGAAACCCCAACAAGTTCTAAACCTTTTCTAGTAATTTTTGTGCCCGTATGCAAAGCATCTTCTATCTTTTTTGTCGGCTGAGTTGGTGTAGCAAAAAGTAAAATCTCTTCTAAAGACACATCAAAACTGTTGAGTTGTATATCTACAACAACTTGCTCATTGGTGTTTAACTCAACTGCTTTTTGGTTATATTTAAACCCTTCTAAATAAAAATACACAGTGTAATAATTCTGCTCTAGATCTTTAAAGGTAAATTTACCGTTACTGTCTGTTGTCGTTTTTCTGGATGAAGGACTTAAAGTTACCTCCACATTGGGAATGGGTTGATTGTTTTTCTCGTTTGTTACAGTACCAGTTATAGACTGGGAATGGGCACTACAAAGGCACATAAAAAAAATAATAAAGCTAATGGATTTCATAAAAAAAAGTTATCAAAATTTAACACAAAACTACTCGAGTAATACTTTCTTTAACAAAAGTAATACTTATATTTAAATTAGTAATACTTTTATAGATAAAAATTATACTCTTTGGGTTTTTGCTGAGACTAAAACCTAGTAAACCTTTTACTTTGAGAGTTTTAGAGCAAAAACAATCTGCTTTTAAACTGTTGTTTTTTTAGCTCATTTTTATGTCATTTTTACGATTATCAAGCTCTAACCAATATTTATATATAACCTCACGACTACTGGCGCTATGAGTATTTATGAATATTGGGGTACTAATACTTAAAAAAAAAAAAAATGCTCATGCATTAGGCTTCGCTTTTTAAATTTTATGGAGTCCTTCTCTACATTGAATTAGAATATCGATTCATAATATAAAAAAAACAAACCCCCAAACTAACATGTAGCCTGGGGGTTTTGTTTTCGTACAGTAATATTTTAAAACATTAATGTCTGACAAAAGACATAAGACCGCTTCGCTAATAGACATAAGAACCAAGACTTGATTCTAACTAACTGATAAACAGAAGTACTTTAAATTAACAAAATAGTTCCTTTAAATCTTAATCATTATTTCAAATAAGCAAGGTGACATTTTAAAAAACGTGCAAAATTCTTAATTTTAAAAGGATTGACAGCATTATAATATTTTTAATCGGACACTAGTGATTTTAAAATTACAAGGTGTCTTTTATAGACGCTTGTGCCGACACCAATCGTGCAATGGGAACTCTATAAGGTGAGCAACTCACATAATTCATACCCGTTTTATAACAAAATTCTACAGAGCTAGGTTCGCCACCATGTTCGCCACATATTCCCACTTCTAAATTTGGTTTCACACTTCGCCCTCTTTCTGTACCAATTTTTACTAATTGACCAACGCCTTCTTGATCTAAAATTTCGAAAGGATCATGTTCTAAAATGCCTTTTTCAATATAAATTGGTAAAAATTTGCCAGCATCATCACGGGAATACCCAAATGTCATTTGAGTTAAATCGTTCGTTCCAAAAGAGAAGAAATCGGCTTTTTCTGCTATTAAATCTGCCACTAAAGTCGCCCGAGGAATTTCTATCATCGTTCCTACGGAATATGCAATGGAATCCTTTCGTTCTTCAAAGATTTTATTAGCTGTTGTTCTAATAATGTCATTCTGCATGTCAAACTCTTTAACGGTGCCAATTAATGGTATCATTATTTCTGGTTTACAAATAACGCCCTTTGCTTTTAAATTAAGAGCGGCTTCAATAATGGCACGTGTTTGCATTTCGGTAATTTCAGGATAGGTATTACCTAATCTACAACCGCGATGGCCTAGCATGGGATTAAATTCCTCGAGATCTGCGACTTTGTTTTTAACGTCGTCTAAAGAAATGCCCATCTGTTTAGCAAGTGCTTTTTGAGTGACTAATTGATGAGGTACAAACTCATGAAATGGCGGATCTAACAATCGAATGGTTACAGATAAACCTTCCATAACTTCCAAAACCTCTTCAAAATCGGTGCGTTGCATAGGCAGTAATTTTTCCAAAGCTTTTTTTCGACCCTCTTCGGTATCCGAAAGAATCATTTCCCGCATCGCTTTTATTCTATCGGCTTCAAAAAACATGTGTTCTGTTCTGGTTAAGCCAATACCTTGCGCACCAAAATCGCGTGCTGTTTTCGCATCAGCAGGATTATCGGCATTGGCTCTTACTTTCATCACAGCATATTTATCGACAAGGGTCATAAGTTCTGCAAACTCACCACTCAGCTTGGCCTCCATGGTGGCCACTTCGCCCTCATAGATATCTCCTGTAGAACCGTTTAATGAAATCCAATCGCCTTCATGATATTCTTTATTATCTACAATGAGTTTTCTCTTTTTATAGTCAATCCTTAAAGCACCAGCTCCAGACACGCAGCATTTCCCCATACCACGGGCTACAACCGCAGCATGCGAAGTCATACCACCGCGAGCCGTTAAAATACCTTTGGCTAGATTCATGCCTTCTAAATCTTCTGGCGATGTTTCAATCCTTACAAGAATACTGTTATTGTATTTACTTGCTTCATCTGCAAAAAACACTATTTGGCCAGACGCTGCGCCAGGAGAAGCTGGCAAACCGTGAGCGATAACTTTCGCGTTTCTTATGGCCTTTGGATCAAATATAGGATGCAAAAGTTCTTGCAATTTATTGGGCTCTACAGATAGTAAAGCTTCCTTTTCTGTAATGATGCCCTCTTTTACTAAATCTATAGCAATTTTAACCATGGCCGCACCAGTACGTTTTCCGCTTCTGGTTTGTAAAATCCAGAGTTTTCCATCTTGAATGGTGAACTCTAAATCTTGCATATCGCGATAGTGCTTTTCTAAAATTTCTTGATAGGTATTTAGCTCTTTAAAAACAGAAGGCATTAATTCTTCTAAAGATGGGTAATTTTTGGCCCGTTCTTCTTCATCAACCTTAGCCAATTCGGCCCAACGTACCGAGCCTAGTTTAGTAATTTGTTGTGGTGTTCGGGTACCAGCAACCACATCTTCGCCTTGCGCATTAATTAAATACTCTCCATTAAATACATTTTCACCTGTTCCAGAATCGCGTGTAAAACAAACCCCTGTGCCCGAGTTGTTCCCCATATTACCATAAACCATCGCTTGCACGTTTACTGCGGTGCCCCACTCTGCTGGAAAGCCATTCATGTTTCGGTAATATACAGCTCTATCTGTGTTCCAGCTGTTAAATACAGCTATTATGGCACCCCAAAGCTGATCCCATGGATTTGTTGGAAAATCATGCCCTGTTTGTGTCTTGACAGCTACTTTAAAATCTTGAACGAGATCCTTTAAATCTTGAACAGTAAAATCGGTGTCTAATGTGATACCTCTTTCTGCTTTAAGAGTATCCATGATTTCTTCAAAGGGATCAATGTCTTCTTTTGTTTCGGGTTTCATCCCTAAAACTACCCCGCCATACATTTGAATAAAACGACGATAGGAGTCCCATGCAAACTGTTCATTATTAGTTTTTTTTGCTAAACCTTGTACCACCTCATCATTAATACCTAAATTTAAAACAGTATCCATCATACCGGGCATAGATACCCTTGCCCCAGAGCGTACCGAAACTAATAACGGATTATCTTTATCTCCAAAACCTGACCCCAATAACGACTCAAGGTTTAACACAGATTGCTCCACCTCTTGCTTAATCAACTCGATAACGGCTTTCTCACCCAGCGCGTTATACTCGGTACAAACCTCGGTTGTAATTGTAAAGCCAGGAGGCACGGGAATACCAAGAGCACTCATTTCTGCCAAATTTGCGCCTTTACCGCCTAACAGGTTTTTCATTTTACTGTTTCCATCGGCTGTTTTAGCACCGAATTTGTAAACTCTAGGCTTTACATTTTCAAGTTTTTTCATGTTGTTAATTTTAAATTCCTTCGGGTTAAATGAATTAAGGATGGCCAAAAATATAAGTTAAAAAAAAGACTGTTTATGACATAAATCATATAATACTTAAAAAAACAGCCTATTTTTTAAACTATTCTGATTATTGCACCTTTAAATCGCTATCTATAAAAAATACGATAATTAATATACGAGAAATAAGATTTTAATGCAGTACCAAAGCTAGACTTAGTTCATGGAAATGACAACCTCCTTAACATAGCTTTTAGATATTAATAGAAAAAAGACTTAAAAAAGATTTTTATTTCGCATTCCACAAACCAAATGACGTATTGATAAATACTGAAGCTCTTGAGATACACTAAGAAAAGTGTGTATTTAATTGATTTTAACTTCTTTGAAGTAGTTTTTAAGAAGATTTGATGCGGCTTGTAATTCTTGTTCGGTATTTTCTCGGGCATCTTTTAGTTGATAGTCCCAACCTAGGGCTTCCCATTTGTGAATGCCGAGTTTATGGTAAGGCTGAATTTCAATTTTTTCAATCGTTTTATAATCCTTAAAATGCGCGCCTAAAGCGTGTAATAATTCTGGATTATCTGTAACTCCGGGAATTAAAACATAGCGTAACCACATTTTTTTACCCGATGCTTCTCTGTGTTTTGCTAGATTAAAGGCAATATCTTTATTAGGTTTACCTGTTAAAGCCACGTAACCAGCCTCTGTGACGTGTTTTATATCTAGCATGATTAAATCGGCATAATCGTCTAATAATTCTTTTGAAAAACTATTTAATATTCTACCATTAGTATCAATATTGGTATGAATACCTTCTGCTTTCAATCTTTTAAACAAAGGAATAAGGGCTTTGGCTTGTAATAATGGTTCGCCACCAGAGACGGTAACGCCA
Encoded here:
- the gcvP gene encoding aminomethyl-transferring glycine dehydrogenase, which codes for MNTKAFALRHIGPREDDQNLMLKTIGVDSLDQLINETVPDDIRLKNGLKLDEPMTEHEYLLHAHELSKLNKVYTTYIGLGYHPTVLPAVIQRNVFENPGWYTAYTPYQAEIAQGRLEALLNFQTMVIDLTGMEIANASLLDESTAAAEAMGLLFSVRERSQKKAGINKFFVSENILPQTRSLLETRANPIGIELVVGNEDTFNFSNEFFGALLQYPGKHGQITDIKSFISKANAADIKVAVAADILSLVKLEAPGKFGADVVVGTTQRFGIPMGYGGPHAAFFATKEAYKRELPGRIIGVTIDANGNRALRMALQTREQHIKRDKATSNICTAQVLLAVMASMYAVYHGPKGLSFIANKVHNKAAALADALSKLGFEQANTSYFDTLQIKTKAKKIKKIANAKKINLYYPDKDTVTISINETTSITDINNLISVFAEAAKKETITVTHVNEVNDIIPETLKRNSEFLTHSVFNSHHSETELMRYIKSLERKDLALNHSMIPLGSCTMKLNAAAEMLPLSWFKWGNIHPFAPLKQAKGYLKMLKELEDQLTEITGFAATSLQPNSGAQGEFAGLMVIKAYHESRGDHHRNICLIPSSAHGTNPASAVMAGMKVVVTKSTAEGNIDVNDLREKAELHKDNLSCLMVTYPSTHGVYESDIKEITQIVHDNGGQVYMDGANMNAQVGLTNPGNIGADVCHLNLHKTFAIPHGGGGPGVGPICVAKQLVPFLPGNPIVKTGGEQAISAISAAPFGSALVCLISYGYIKMLGAEGLTQATKVAILNSNYIKARLEGSFETLYSGERGRAAHEMIVDCRAFKANGIEVTDITKRLMDYGFHAPTVSFPVAGTLMIEPTESESKAEIDRFCDAMISIRKEIEQASKDELTNVLKNAPHTLDMVTSDEWNFPYSREQAAFPLEYVKDNKFWPSVRRVDDAYGDRNLICSCAPIEAYAEV
- the tsaA gene encoding tRNA (N6-threonylcarbamoyladenosine(37)-N6)-methyltransferase TrmO; translation: METFKLKPIGYVRNDFNEPVDFSEVDYIKNSVTVLEINKEFEDGLFAIEKLEFIKVFFYFHKSEDFNFICETPLGEHRGVFACRSPRRPNNIGTTTVKLIKRVKNKLYVTGIDAINDTPILDIKNADTILVETHPLYIPRYKENPRVDIETLIEKNKVEALLLKTGQIHGHYCVGSSLGVIASFLALKEIEKQTDNLVNIEAEVRTQSCFIDGVQLVTGCTIGNKKLTLLDGNVFSLILKHKACNLQVEVLAKDDIHDKIDQVMPNYSTVFKTFKQNKNKDPKIVAQFKEMTTAAAFKILELDLNTLFNVKLTALADSEKIYI
- a CDS encoding iron ABC transporter substrate-binding protein, whose translation is MKSKLAILMAFLLLLQLTSCNSNKKANENTLLVIDRLGREIHVPKKVDRVVGLGPGSLRTLLYMDALALIVGVEQNEGRDMTRPYNLANPEISELPRIGPQHGGEAELILRVRPDVIFLSFTTMANADALQAKTGVPVVVIETPEMAVEQDELFDTLKLVGRIINKNERANALISYIKTNIEELEERTRNITSKPKVYIGGVSYQGARGFYSTQINYPPFIFANAKNVASEDNNSSEVKGVSIDKEKLLIWNPDFVFVDESGINLVKEDYNSNPTLFHSLNAVKKDQLFCTFGYNNYSTNYEMVLANSWYIAKTIYPDAFKDITIREKLNEILTTFLGRNISLDAFKHSFNKLDKSNL